One Streptosporangium sp. NBC_01495 DNA window includes the following coding sequences:
- a CDS encoding superoxide dismutase — protein MKVTFLVAGVLAALVAAPPAVAAETGSGTGASTAPASFEKPAYPTEFSLPDGFQPEGIAIGPGPAAYFGSRGTGAIYRADLRTGKGRIINPGPGTPSLGLKVDARERLFVAGGTGGDARVIDTRNGKVLASYRLATGTAFVNDVVLTHDAAYFTDSANPVLYKLPFGPGGALPAEAVKVPLSGDIVYTTGNNANGIAPTPDRKALLVVQSNTGKLFRVNPSTGVATLVNIGTESLANGDGLLLEGRTLYVVQNRLNTLTSLSLNRGATSGKVVRRLVDDRFDVPTTVAPFRDRLYLPNARFTTPPTPTTPYNVVVVKRH, from the coding sequence ATGAAGGTGACATTTCTCGTAGCAGGGGTCCTGGCCGCCCTCGTGGCGGCCCCGCCCGCAGTGGCGGCCGAGACCGGATCCGGGACCGGCGCGTCCACGGCCCCTGCCTCTTTTGAAAAGCCGGCCTATCCCACCGAGTTCTCCCTTCCGGACGGTTTCCAGCCGGAGGGGATCGCCATCGGTCCGGGCCCGGCCGCGTACTTCGGCTCGCGCGGGACCGGCGCGATCTACCGGGCCGACCTGCGCACGGGTAAGGGCCGGATCATCAACCCGGGTCCGGGCACCCCGTCGCTCGGTCTCAAGGTCGACGCGCGCGAGCGGCTGTTCGTCGCCGGTGGCACGGGCGGCGACGCCCGCGTGATCGATACCCGTAACGGCAAGGTGCTCGCGAGCTACCGGCTCGCCACCGGCACCGCGTTCGTCAACGACGTCGTGCTCACCCACGACGCGGCGTACTTCACCGACTCGGCCAACCCCGTGCTGTACAAGCTGCCGTTCGGGCCCGGCGGAGCGCTGCCGGCCGAGGCGGTGAAGGTGCCGCTGAGCGGGGACATCGTCTACACGACCGGCAACAACGCCAACGGCATCGCCCCGACCCCCGACCGCAAGGCCCTGCTCGTCGTGCAGTCCAACACCGGCAAGCTGTTCCGCGTCAACCCCTCGACCGGCGTCGCCACGCTGGTGAACATCGGCACCGAGTCCCTGGCCAACGGTGACGGCCTACTGCTGGAGGGCCGCACCCTCTACGTCGTGCAGAACCGCCTGAACACCCTGACGTCCCTCTCCCTGAACCGCGGCGCCACGTCCGGGAAGGTGGTCCGCAGGCTCGTGGACGACCGCTTCGACGTCCCCACCACCGTCGCCCCCTTCCGCGACCGCCTCTATCTCCCCAACGCCCGCTTCACCACTCCCCCCACCCCGACGACCCCGTACAACGTGGTGGTCGTCAAGCGTCACTGA
- a CDS encoding sensor histidine kinase codes for MNKPRRPASSRRTVRQRFTILYAVLFLLSGLGLLALTNLLATGVSVTQPAPGRTPSVQQPGLAQERVHQLEAQLSDVHAVQSRQLLVGSVIALVVMAAISFPLGRAVAGRVLRPLRTITAATRRISAENLHERLAVPGPADEVKDLADTIDGLLERLEVSFAAQRRFVANASHELRTPLTTMRASLDVAVAKPRPVPPQTLALADRLRTELDRVDSLVEGFLDLARAQHGELRDSAPVSLGTLVSESLAAWAPDIARRNLTVEVLAQDTAWTRGSPTLLSRMVNNVIDNAVVHNRHGGSIRLATRAGNDSARLIVETDGPVLDPAQVARLAEPFRRLAADRTGSETGSGLGLSIVAAVVGAHDGVLDLHARPEGGLRVTVSLPPAPAPEGRAE; via the coding sequence ATGAACAAGCCGCGACGCCCCGCATCATCGAGGCGGACAGTACGGCAGCGTTTCACCATCTTGTATGCCGTCCTGTTCCTCCTGTCCGGCTTGGGGCTGCTGGCCCTGACCAACCTGCTGGCCACCGGCGTGAGCGTGACCCAGCCGGCACCCGGCCGGACCCCTTCCGTCCAGCAGCCCGGCCTCGCCCAGGAGCGCGTCCACCAGCTCGAGGCACAGCTCTCGGACGTCCACGCGGTCCAGTCACGCCAGCTCCTGGTGGGCTCGGTGATCGCGCTGGTCGTGATGGCGGCGATCTCGTTTCCGCTGGGCAGGGCCGTGGCCGGCCGGGTGCTGCGCCCCCTGCGGACGATCACCGCGGCGACCCGGCGGATCTCGGCCGAGAACCTGCACGAGCGGCTGGCCGTGCCGGGCCCCGCCGACGAGGTCAAGGATCTCGCGGACACCATCGACGGACTGCTGGAACGCCTGGAGGTGTCCTTCGCCGCCCAGCGCCGATTCGTCGCCAACGCCTCCCACGAACTGCGGACGCCGCTGACGACCATGCGGGCATCGCTGGACGTGGCCGTGGCGAAGCCGCGGCCGGTGCCACCGCAGACGCTGGCGCTCGCCGACCGGCTGCGTACCGAACTCGACCGGGTCGACAGCCTTGTGGAAGGCTTTCTCGACCTCGCCCGTGCGCAGCACGGTGAGCTCCGGGACAGCGCCCCGGTCTCGCTCGGCACCCTGGTGTCCGAATCGCTGGCCGCCTGGGCACCGGACATCGCGCGGAGGAACCTGACCGTCGAGGTCCTCGCTCAGGACACCGCGTGGACCCGGGGCAGCCCGACCCTGCTGTCCCGCATGGTGAACAATGTGATCGACAACGCGGTCGTCCACAACCGGCACGGTGGCTCGATCCGGCTCGCGACCAGGGCCGGGAACGACTCGGCGCGGCTGATCGTGGAGACGGACGGGCCTGTTCTCGACCCGGCGCAGGTCGCCCGGCTCGCCGAGCCCTTCCGGCGGCTCGCCGCCGACCGGACCGGCTCCGAGACCGGCTCCGGCCTCGGCCTGTCGATCGTCGCGGCCGTCGTCGGCGCGCACGACGGCGTCCTGGACCTGCACGCCCGGCCGGAAGGCGGCCTGCGCGTAACCGTCTCGCTGCCGCCGGCGCCCGCACCGGAAGGCCGCGCCGAGTGA
- a CDS encoding DUF1203 domain-containing protein, giving the protein MSTLRASAIEAEVAAELRVRDDAGRPPRMVTDTEGGSPLRCCLRRSLPGERLALLSYAPLRRWGARTGGDPGPYEELGPVFVHAEPCEGPGGTSYPVDMCGERRVFRAYDADGNILGGRLVDQYVSRDATAAEIILSEQFADPDVALVHVRAVEFGCFLFEVHRA; this is encoded by the coding sequence ATGAGCACTCTCCGCGCATCCGCCATCGAAGCCGAGGTCGCCGCCGAGCTGCGCGTCCGCGACGATGCCGGGCGCCCACCCCGCATGGTCACCGACACCGAGGGAGGCTCCCCGCTGCGATGCTGCCTGCGCCGTAGCCTCCCGGGAGAGCGACTCGCGCTGCTCTCGTACGCGCCGCTGCGCCGCTGGGGGGCGCGGACCGGGGGTGATCCCGGCCCGTACGAGGAGCTGGGCCCGGTGTTCGTCCACGCCGAGCCGTGCGAGGGGCCCGGCGGGACGAGCTACCCCGTCGACATGTGCGGCGAGCGGCGGGTCTTCCGCGCCTACGACGCCGACGGCAACATCCTCGGCGGACGGCTGGTGGATCAGTACGTCAGCCGCGACGCCACCGCGGCGGAGATCATCCTGTCGGAACAGTTCGCGGACCCCGACGTGGCGCTGGTACACGTACGGGCGGTGGAGTTCGGCTGCTTCCTGTTCGAGGTACACCGCGCCTGA
- a CDS encoding response regulator transcription factor, with the protein MRILVVEDARPLAEIVAEGLRDQGMAVDVAHDGLTAAAKLDLNAYDVVVLDRDLPGIHGDTLCQMITERDDRAMVLMLTAAGSPGDRVSGLTLGADDYLAKPFHFPELVLRVHALARRRPSARARTLRAAGIELDPVRRTATRDSRQLDLSVKEFALLETLLRACPAFLSTEDLLEQVWDENADPFTNTVTVTIGRLRRKLGSPPIITTTPGVGYRIADPADEA; encoded by the coding sequence GTGAGGATCCTGGTGGTGGAGGACGCGCGCCCGCTCGCCGAGATCGTGGCCGAGGGCCTGCGCGACCAGGGCATGGCCGTCGACGTCGCCCACGACGGCCTGACCGCCGCGGCGAAGCTCGATCTCAACGCGTACGACGTGGTGGTCCTCGACCGCGACCTGCCCGGGATCCACGGCGACACCCTCTGTCAGATGATCACTGAACGGGACGACCGCGCGATGGTCCTGATGCTGACCGCGGCCGGCTCGCCGGGAGACCGGGTCAGCGGCCTCACCCTGGGAGCCGACGACTACCTCGCCAAGCCCTTCCACTTTCCCGAACTGGTCCTGCGCGTCCACGCCCTGGCCCGCCGCCGGCCGTCCGCGCGCGCACGGACACTGCGCGCGGCCGGGATCGAGCTCGACCCGGTACGCCGCACGGCCACCCGCGACAGCCGGCAGCTCGACCTCTCGGTCAAGGAGTTCGCGCTCCTCGAAACCCTCCTGCGTGCCTGCCCCGCCTTCCTGAGCACCGAGGACCTCCTCGAACAGGTCTGGGACGAGAACGCCGACCCGTTCACCAACACCGTCACCGTGACCATCGGGCGGCTGCGCCGAAAACTGGGGAGCCCGCCGATCATCACGACGACACCCGGGGTGGGTTACCGCATCGCCGATCCCGCCGACGAGGCGTAG
- a CDS encoding ArsR/SmtB family transcription factor, whose amino-acid sequence MTGVAPTGDELVVMLAALANPLRLRIVARLAGGRDYVSHLARDIGISRPLLHMHLQRLEAAGLITGSLELSEDGKAMKYYEVTDFHLRLTASTVAEAVQTLTRSDPEKGPAPKERP is encoded by the coding sequence ATGACAGGGGTCGCGCCGACCGGTGACGAACTGGTCGTGATGCTCGCGGCGCTGGCCAACCCGCTGCGGCTGCGAATCGTCGCGAGGCTCGCCGGCGGGCGTGACTATGTGAGCCACCTGGCCCGCGACATCGGGATCAGCCGGCCTCTCCTGCACATGCACCTGCAGCGGCTGGAGGCGGCCGGGCTGATCACCGGCAGCCTCGAGCTCTCGGAGGACGGCAAGGCCATGAAGTACTACGAGGTCACGGACTTCCACCTGCGCCTGACCGCCTCGACGGTGGCCGAGGCAGTCCAGACCCTTACCCGATCGGACCCGGAGAAGGGTCCCGCACCCAAGGAGCGGCCCTGA
- a CDS encoding aldo/keto reductase, with protein MTIPTRTGATLMPLDHYVTLGRSGLRVSPFALGAMTFGEDPGGAGCSVEESEKILAAYLDRGGNFIDTSNFYTNGHSEKILGDFFAARPGLRRHVVLASKFFTNLFPGDPNGGGAGRSSIIAQLDETLRRMRTDYLDLYWLHNWDRHTPLEETLRTLDDLVRAGKIRYIGFSNTPGWVTAQAQATALLKGWTPLIALQVEYSLLARTVEGELAPLALDQGMALVPWSPLKNGFLSGKYRRGTRVTDSARTAFVGGPGEDEFTVIDTVASIADELGTTSAAVSLAWLRAREGTVVPILGARRVEHLDSNLAGLEVTLTPEHLRTLDEISAPTLNYPAPMHGALRAMLQFAGTTVDGETSTVYPPLSQSDVRY; from the coding sequence ATGACCATCCCAACACGCACTGGAGCCACGCTCATGCCGCTCGACCACTACGTCACACTCGGCCGATCGGGGTTGCGGGTCAGCCCGTTCGCCCTCGGCGCGATGACCTTCGGAGAGGATCCCGGGGGCGCCGGGTGCAGTGTCGAGGAGTCGGAGAAGATCCTCGCGGCCTACCTGGACCGCGGCGGGAACTTCATCGACACCTCGAACTTCTACACCAACGGCCACTCGGAGAAGATCCTCGGCGACTTCTTCGCCGCCCGGCCCGGACTGCGCCGGCATGTGGTGCTGGCGTCGAAGTTCTTCACCAACCTCTTCCCCGGTGACCCCAACGGTGGCGGTGCGGGCCGATCGTCGATCATCGCCCAGCTCGACGAGACCCTGCGCCGCATGCGTACCGACTACCTGGACCTGTACTGGTTGCACAACTGGGACCGGCACACCCCGCTCGAGGAGACACTGCGCACCCTCGACGACCTGGTCCGGGCCGGAAAGATCCGTTACATCGGGTTCTCCAACACGCCGGGCTGGGTCACCGCCCAGGCCCAGGCCACGGCGCTGCTGAAGGGCTGGACCCCGCTGATCGCGCTGCAGGTCGAGTACTCGCTGCTGGCGCGCACCGTCGAGGGCGAACTCGCCCCGCTCGCGCTCGATCAGGGCATGGCACTGGTTCCCTGGAGCCCGCTGAAGAACGGCTTCCTGTCCGGTAAGTACCGGCGCGGCACCCGGGTCACCGACTCCGCCCGCACCGCCTTCGTCGGCGGCCCCGGCGAGGACGAGTTCACGGTCATCGACACCGTCGCCTCCATCGCCGACGAGCTCGGGACCACGTCCGCGGCGGTCTCGCTGGCCTGGCTGCGCGCCCGCGAAGGCACCGTGGTACCCATTCTCGGCGCCCGGCGGGTGGAACACCTCGACAGCAACCTCGCCGGCCTGGAGGTGACGCTCACCCCCGAACACCTCCGCACGCTGGACGAGATCTCGGCTCCGACCCTGAACTACCCGGCACCGATGCACGGCGCGCTGCGGGCGATGCTGCAGTTCGCGGGGACCACCGTCGACGGTGAGACGTCCACCGTGTACCCACCGCTGTCGCAGAGTGACGTCCGCTACTAG
- a CDS encoding CAP family protein has protein sequence MPGTRPAFPDSTTPEFQAEALAEANAFRAKHHAPPLVLDPELNAYAQSRAVSRSEQEELQAGHTDLREGTGENIFWGGGSEALPGSDAVKSWYSEIDAYDFAAARFDGASGHFTQLVWKGSTKVGIGRASGQGSDYFETYVVFVFEAPGNMEGDFADNVLPA, from the coding sequence ATGCCAGGAACTCGCCCCGCCTTCCCCGACAGCACGACGCCTGAGTTCCAGGCCGAGGCGCTCGCGGAGGCCAACGCCTTCCGGGCCAAACACCACGCGCCACCCCTGGTCCTGGACCCCGAGCTCAACGCGTACGCCCAATCGCGAGCCGTCTCCCGTTCCGAGCAGGAGGAACTCCAGGCCGGTCACACCGATCTGCGCGAGGGGACGGGCGAGAACATCTTCTGGGGCGGCGGTTCCGAGGCCCTGCCCGGATCGGACGCGGTCAAGAGCTGGTACAGCGAGATCGACGCCTACGACTTCGCCGCGGCCCGGTTCGACGGCGCCAGCGGCCACTTCACGCAACTCGTCTGGAAGGGCAGCACGAAGGTCGGAATCGGACGGGCGTCGGGCCAGGGCAGCGACTACTTCGAGACGTACGTCGTCTTCGTCTTCGAGGCGCCGGGAAACATGGAGGGCGACTTCGCGGACAACGTTCTTCCCGCCTGA
- a CDS encoding DUF72 domain-containing protein, translating to MRLHVGCAMWTLKSWQGRLLPHPLPPGERLRSYATWCNAVEGNTTFYATPARSTVESWARQTAPDFRLVVKLPKSITHEGRLTGVDEEVRSFLETIEPLGPRAHALWIQLPGSFAPTDLGTLAGFLRRLPRSHRYAVEVRHRAFFDDVRSVRLLEGVLAGVGAEWVPFDTTTLFRSPPTSDTEREAWSKKPRMPRRSVALTDRPIVRYLGRDDTASTIEGWRHWIGTVTGWLREGRSPTVFIHTPDNADALTLARRFHDDVRALLPEVEPLPEPMPTEPLTLF from the coding sequence ATGCGGCTTCATGTGGGATGCGCGATGTGGACCCTCAAGTCATGGCAGGGGCGTCTCCTGCCCCATCCGCTGCCTCCCGGGGAGCGCCTGCGGTCCTACGCGACCTGGTGCAACGCGGTGGAGGGCAACACGACGTTCTATGCGACACCGGCGAGGAGCACGGTGGAGTCGTGGGCGCGGCAGACCGCGCCCGACTTCCGCCTGGTGGTCAAGCTGCCCAAGTCGATCACACACGAGGGCCGCCTCACCGGCGTCGATGAGGAGGTCCGATCGTTCCTGGAGACGATCGAGCCACTCGGGCCGCGAGCCCACGCCCTCTGGATCCAGCTGCCGGGGTCGTTCGCTCCGACCGACCTCGGCACCCTGGCCGGGTTTCTCCGCCGGCTCCCCCGCTCGCACAGGTACGCCGTCGAGGTCCGCCACCGCGCGTTCTTCGACGACGTGCGCTCCGTACGGCTTCTCGAAGGGGTGCTCGCCGGTGTCGGCGCCGAGTGGGTGCCCTTCGACACCACGACCCTCTTCCGGAGCCCCCCGACCAGCGACACCGAACGAGAGGCGTGGTCGAAGAAGCCGCGCATGCCGCGCCGGTCGGTCGCCCTCACCGACCGTCCGATCGTCCGCTACCTCGGCCGGGACGACACGGCGAGCACGATCGAGGGCTGGCGGCACTGGATCGGCACGGTCACCGGCTGGCTGCGCGAAGGCCGCTCGCCGACCGTGTTCATCCACACCCCCGACAACGCCGACGCGCTCACGCTCGCCCGTCGCTTTCACGACGACGTACGGGCCCTGCTGCCGGAGGTCGAGCCACTGCCCGAGCCCATGCCCACCGAGCCGCTGACCCTTTTCTGA